From Argonema galeatum A003/A1:
TCATCATAGGTGGAGTGGGAGCCATTGCTACATATAAACGACAATTGCTTTTAGATGCCTTTTCTAAGGCTTTATATCTATCGGAAGATAAAGGTGCTTGTGGTTCAATTTTCTTGAGTAATTCATCATTTATGCAAGGAATACTCATTCCTAATGTAATATTAGGATTGACGAGAATATCTAAATCATTTTGCCACAATAAACCACGAGTTAAAATTCTAATTCTTTTATTATGTTTAATTAAAACTTTAATGGTTTGACGAGTAATCTCTGCTACCTGTTTATTTTGATAAGGATCGGTTCCCGAACAAAGCAAAACAACTCCTTTACCTGAAGGTGTATTTTCCCATTTTCTTTTTCTGGCCAAAATTTGGTCTAATTTTTCAGGAATTCCCTCTCGAACAAAAAGATATTTCCCCCAATCTAATTGAGGATTATCTACTCCTTTTTGATGTAATTTTTTTTGTTGTGTTCTAATACTTGGAGTTGAGGGAACATAGCAAAAGGTACATCCATGAAGACAACCGGATGCTATGTTAACAACATAGTCACATAAACCTTTTTTATTTAAAGCACTCTTTTGGAGTGGATTGACTATCTTTTCTGTTCCAGTAATCATAATTTTCATCCTAGTTGAAATTAATTTTTGAGGTTAGACTTTTAATATAAAAATCGTTCAAAGAAAGATAACTGTTTCATATGTGTACTTTTTATTATATCACAATTGTCAAAATCATTACTTTGAGTCTCTTTATATAAATTTGTTTTCTTGTTTTTTCTCAAAATCTTTATTTGTTTCTCATCTCTTAAAAGCCTGAGATATTCAAAATAATGTTCTCTAGTCGCAGGATTTAATTCCATTGTTTTATTACAAAGATCGATAATGGTAATGCCTTCATAATTATTTTCAAGGACGATAGGATCTAAATCATTACTAAGTCTTTGAATACAAGCTGTTTTACTATCTTGGTTAATATCTAACTGCAAATTAAGCTGATGTTGGTCATAATAAGATGCTGTTCTAAATCCATAACCATAAATTTCATAATGATATTGATAATTGATGTTGTTATATAACCAACTACTATCTTTCATTACTTCTAAAGCTCTTAAGTGACTACAAATATGAATTAAATAATATAAAACTCTTCTGTCTTCAGTAGGGATCATGGCAAACGTAAACACTTTTTTTGCATTTCCTTTCTCTCTAAATAATCTCATTAATTCATCTCTAAATTTTGCCTCTCTACCAAAATTTTGTAAATTTTCTAAATCTTTAAAATACTCTTCAGCTTCAAATTTTTTATAAAAACTCTCTCTTTCTTTACGATCTTTATCAATTACAAATCTTTGAATATCTCTTGCCATAAGTGTGTATATTATTTCAGATTTATTCAAGCTATTTATTTTTCTAAAGCTTTCCATAGAAACATGAAGATATCCATAAGGGTCAAGAAAAAATAAAGAATGACCCTTTCTTTGTTCAGCTTGAAAAATGCAATAATTAACCTGATTCTCAAATTCATCATTGATAAATTCACATTGCTCTATTAGTTCACTAAATTCAGTTTTAAAAGTATGTGGTTCTTCATCGGATAATTGTCCTAATCCTGCTTGGGACATAGCCACATTTTTTAGGCATTCTAAATGCTGTTTGTTTGTGTCTATAAAAATAAATTTCACCTTTAAAGGATAATGTCTTTTAGATTTCAAACAACCTTCTCGAACAGCATTAATTAAGCGAATAGGTGAACCATACCAAGTATTCTCTGATTCTTGATCGTTGTAAATACCTCCTCCACAAAAACCATCCACAAATGTAAACGTATCAATTCCACGAGGAAACCCTTTTCCGTAAAGAGTATCAATTAAATTAGTAACATATTGTTGTGTTAATAAATGTTTGGTCTTAGTATGGGGTTCTATATCAGGAATAGTTTTACCATCAGCAGACCATTTAGTATCAGAGTTACTCATTGTTTATGCTCCTTGAATTATTGTTATTTTTTTAATAAACATCAGTGATTTTTGCTACCTGAATGATGTAAACCGCGATCAAAATGCGATCGCAGTTTTCCAAACATATCCAAAATTCTTAATTACCCACAACTGCTACCACTTCCACATATTCGCATTCAGTGGTTGGTTGTGGAATAGGTAAACCATCTTCTTGCATTGCTTCTAAATGAAATTCGATCGCTTCTTGAATATTTTGTTTCACTTCTCCTATAGTATCCCCAACGCTTACGCAACCAGGTAAATCGGGAACGTAAGCGGAATAATTTACTTCTGCTTTTTCAATTACCACAACGTAACGCATTATTCATTCTCCAATTGTGCTTGTTTCCAAATAGTCCGCCAACCCGACAGCCCGCCTGCGATTCAAATCGCAGGCTAATAGCGAAAGTCCACTTCAGTGGACTGGGTGGAAAGAAACCGGGTTTCTGGGGTTTTTCAGTCGGTTTAAACCGACTTTCGCTATGAGACAGGGAATTGATTCCCTGTCGGGCTGATAGCGTTGCCATTGACTTTGAATTTTGTTTTAATCGGGAAGTACGATCGCCTACAAAGATAATAAAATTATCGAGAGTTTACTTACTCTCAAGTGGTGGAACTTGGGGTAAATTTGGATCTTGATCGACCTTACTCATATTGCCAGAATCGATCTCACCAGCAGTCAAGAAATGAAAAGTCTCTTGATAGAGACTCTGCCAAAAACGATTGCTCATTTGCTGACTGACCTCAGTAGGATCTACCATCGGGTGCGGCACCATATCGCCCGAAGAATAAACATAGCAGCGGTGTCCCTTGCGATCGCCTCCAATATTCTCAAAAAATTCTTGGTTAGTATCAAGATCGGCGGCATCCTCGTTTTGTGTCAGCACGAGAAACGTAGGAATATCGCGTAAAGTAGCTATGTTATTGGGGCTGCGTACAAAGCTGCCAAAGCGATCGGCCCCAGTGAAACAGCCCACAGGGAAACGCAATGCAGGGTCCCAGCCTGATTCGCTAATATCCAGTGGCCCAGCCAGCATGACATACTGCCGCCGTTCCACCCCATAAATCTTTAGCAGCGGTGCATAAGCTACCACCCGTTTGATCCGTTCTGGTTTGTCTGCGGCCAAACCAAGCGCCACAGACCCACCCACCGACAACCCGATCGTATAAATAGGCCCCGGCATAGCGTCCAATTCTGCAAGGCGATCGCGTGCATCTTTGAGATAATTCATGTCAGAAGAGATAAAATACTCCTCAAAGTCCGGGTCATTGTCAAGCTCGATCGCCTTCATAATATCTAATAACCGAGGCTCGATTGTCACCAACCGAGACACCAAAGCAATCTGTTGGCGATAACCGGGACGACGAAATGTGCCCGGATCTGCCGCCAAATTGGCAAAAAAGTTCTGCAACACCGGGTCATTCTGCACCTTTTCCCGCAGCGGATTAGCAATTTCTGGCTTGAGATCGACTTGCGGCCAGTATTTGTCCGCCGGTATAAAAGCGTGACCGGCGACATTTGCTTGATAGACATTAAACCCATTGCGGAACAAGTAATCTGCCAACCGCGACATCTGGTGAGGCTTGTTACTGAAGCCGTGGAATATCAGCACCGTACCGCGAATTGGTTCTCCCGCTTGGTGGAACTGGTAGTAAGGATAAGCCCCAGCTCGATGGTCTGCATTAGCATCAATGCTTTGGATATACGCATCAATCTTCTGCTTAGTTTGAGCGATCTGTTCGGGGGAAGGAGTAAAATTGGTATCCATGTATAGCTAGGGGCTAGGGGCTAGGGTAAGAAGGGTCTATATCAAGGGTTTGGTGGAATTAAGAATGTCTTAACCGCCCTGGCGGTTGCTGTACTTAATTTTAAACTGCAATAGAATTTGGCTTGAGCTTTAGCTCATCACCAACTTGTTTCAACATAAGGCCAGAACGATCGGGATTTTTGGTAAATTTACCTGCAAATCCCAGATTACTACAAAAAACATTATTTATAGACATCTCCTCTTGCCCCAATTGTGTAAATTTCAATTTCCGCAGAATCAATATCAACTATAAAAACGATTCTAATTTTACCAATACGCAGTCTATAAAATACTTCCCAATTTCCCCTCATCTTTTTAATGTCAAGTTTCGTAAAGGGAATAACCCCCTGTTCCTCAACAAAAATCAGGATTTGATGGAGTTTTTCCCCAATTCTAGAAGCATCTTCAATATTTGCCTTTTCTAAAAACTCGATCGCGTCCTTACGGAATTTTATGGCCATGTTTCACCCAATCCGTCATATCAACTGATTCTTCATCTTCATAGTCTGATGGTGAACCAAACATTACATCTAGTTCCTCTTGTTCTTCCTCACTCAAATATGGTATCAAAGCCTGACAGAGTAACAGTCTTTCTTCCCGCAAAACTTCCCGCACACTTTCTTTAATTAAAGCTTTAAGCTCCTGAATTTCCATTAACGTTCTCCTTCCTGAATACTCAACATATTATAGACTGTACCGCCATCTATATCATACCAAATCAGCTGGCGTAACCCCTTTTTTACTAACCGATTGCTAAAGAACCAGCAGTTATTGGTTTTGGTAAGGTTCGTCCTAGTGATTCGTACTCTTCAATTAAAAGTTCTAACACTTCTTCTCCATTCTTTAATGCTTCGGCATAGGTGTTTCCATGAGTATGAGCGTAGGGGCCAAACTCAGGTAGGCTAACGACATATTTTCGATCTTCATCTGACCACTGAATTAGGATACTGTATTGATAATTCATTGTTACTGTTCCTCCAGATCTAAATTGTCTAACTCTCTAAGCGCGTTTCTAACATCACGTTCTTGGTAGCGATCGGCATCTGCGCCCTCTTTTCCAGATAAAACCAAACTATAGGATAAACCTGGATGACTCCAAACCGTATGACTGCCTTTGCCAGATCTATAAGTAAAACCAGCTTTTAATAGTATTTTTTTTAGTTATCGAATTTTTTTCGGCACAAGTGAACATCCTTTATTCTTAACTTATGATAATCTATTGTTACGCATTTTAACAAAAATATTAATAACGAAACGTAAAATTTCTGAATTTGGTACGTAGTTGCGATGCCGCGCGGCAGCGCAACTACGTACCAATAATAATTTATTTGCGCCAACCTTAGTATCCCGAACTGTCTCTACATTGACCAATCTCTTCAAAACGATAGCCTTTACCGTAGACGGTGTGAATCAACTGAGTTTCACCAACAGCCTCAATCTTGCGACGCAGCAGGCGAATTAGAGCTGCTAATACATTGCTGCTGGGTCGATCGCCTTCTGCCCAAAGTTCTTGATGAAGTTGGGCGTGAGTCAACAATTGACCGGGGTGGCGCATAAAATATGCCAATAAATCACTCTCTTTTTCCGATAAATCTATTGTGCGTATCCGACGATAAGCTACTTGGTTTTCGCAATCTAACTCTAAATCTCCTACTCGCAAACGCTGGGTTTTTGAAGTGGATTCTAGCGTAGGCGATCGCCTCAACAAGGCCCGAACTCGTGCTAGTAACTCTCGCAATTCAAAAGGTTTTACCAGATAATCATCTGCACCGGCGTCCAATCCCTGTACGCGATCGTCCAAAGTATCTTTGGCGGTAAGAAATAACACTGGTGTCGTGAGTCCGGTACGTCGCAATTGTTGGCAAATTTCCAACCCACTTATTTGCGGCAGCATCCAATCCAGAATCAGCAAGTCATAATCGCCTTGGGCCGCTAACTGACTTCCAGAATTTCCATTATAAGCCACATCTACGCTGTAACCTTCGCGACTTAACACAGCTTTGAGGGGTTCAGTTAGCTCAACTTCATCATCAACTAGAAGAATTCGCATAAGTAAGGCATGGAACATAGAAATTGCAAGAACTTGACTCCTAAAGGTCTTTAATAGGGAATTATGAGAGTAAGTAGGTTGGCAATAAAAAACCAAACTATGTAACGAAACGTAAAATTTCTGGATTTGGTACGTAGTTGGGCTTTAGCGCGGCATCGCAACTACGTACCAATAATGATTTATTTGGGCCTACCTACTTATTGCACTTATACGTTTAAATTTGAAAAGCGATCGACTTATTCGCATTATAAGAGAGGGAATGAGCCTGCCATGCAACCACCCCTGCCTCTGGGGATTATCCTCCAAAACCACTATCGCTTGACCAAAGTTCTGGGTCAAGGGGGATTTGGCCGTACTTATTTAGCAGAAGACCAATCCCGATTTAACGAACTTTGCGTCCTCAAAGAATATACCCCACGCTTGACGACCGATTATGCCTTACAGAAGTCAAAGGAACTTTTCCAAAGGGAAGCGGAGGTTCTCTATAAAATCCACCATCCCCAAATTCCTAAGTTCCGAGGCACTTTTGAGCAGGGCAAACGCTTGTTTTTAGTCCAGGATTATGCTTATGGCAAGAGCTATAGGGCAATGCTGCAAGAACGTCAACAGGAAGGGCGTACCTTGTCAGAAAGCGAAATTGTGGAGTTTTTGCAGCAAATGTTGCCTGTTTTAGCTCATATCCACGAGAAGGGGATTATTCATCGCGATATTTCACCAGACAATATCATTTTCAGGGAGAGCGATCGCCTGCCCGTACTGATCGACTTTGGCGCAGTCAAAGAAAAAGCCGCGCAGTTGGACACGACTGGAAATATTCCCCCAGCAACTACCGTAGGTAAACTCGGCTACGCACCCCCCGAACAACTCCAGACAGGCGAAGTTTACCCAAACAGCGACCTCTACGCTTTAGCGGTGACGGCAGTGGTGTTGATGACTGGGCGCAAACCCCAGGAATTATTGGAACAATCAACAATGAGTTGGCGTTGGGAACTTTTGCCTCCCACCATCAGCCTGGGCATTTTCAACCTGCTCAAGAAAATGATGGCTCCCAGACCTTATAATCGCTATCAGTCAGCGATCGAAGTTAGCCAAGCTTTGCGAGCTTGGGGTGGTATAACAACTGCGGCGTCAGTCGTAACGGGCAAAAAATCACAGGTGAGGCGAACTACACCCCGTCCTCCCACGCGCAAAATTTCTGCGATCGCCAATAACTTATCAAATTTACCCCTTATCGGTACAGCTATAGCTTTATTAGTTATCTTTGGCTTTTTGATCTTGTTCGGTTTAATGTTTCCGACTAAATCGGTAAAAACCTTGCATCAAGTAACAAGCACTCCCACACCAGTGCCAACGCCAACTAGAGGCGATGTATCTCCCACACCTGTGCCAACACCCAGCATCGCACCCACCCCCACTCCCGAACCAATTAGCACAAGCGAAACCCTCAGTCCAGTATTGGGACAAACAACCTCCAAAGAGGGAAATCTCAAAACCAATCAAACCATTACCTACATTATTTCCGCCCAGCAAGGTCAGCAATTAAGTGTTGCTGTGGTTAGAGGAAATGTTTCCATAACAGTGTTGGCACCCAATCGAATACCGATCGATTTTCAAGCTAAGCAAGTGCAGCGATGGGAAGGCTTGCTCCCTTTGGCTGGAGACTACTATATTGAACTAAGTTCGATCGCAGGAGCTACCGATAGTGACTACAAGCTGGACGTTATTTTGACGAACCCCGTACAACCTACGCCCAGTGAGAGTCCCCAAACTATCCCCGAACCAAACCTCCCGAACGATAATTCTTCCTTATCTCCCCTCCTAGAGGAAACTCCTAGCCCCTAGAAAAGTCAAAAGAAAAAGGGGCTAGGGGACAAGGAGGACAAGATCGTCAAATACCAGTTTCTCAATCTAAAATCTAAAATCTAAAATCTAAAATCTCCAATATGCTGACTGTTGCATTACCCAAAGGCGCACTTTTGACTGAAACCATCCGTCTGCTGCAAGCAGTTGGACTGGACTTCAGCGGTTTCCTCGAACCGGGAATGCGTCAACTCCAGATTGAAAACCCCAGCGGTACGGCAAAAGCACTGCTAGTAAGGGCGCAGGATGTCCCAGTTTATGTCGAATACGGACAAGCGCATCTGGGAATTGTCGGTTACGATGTTCTGCGGGAGAAACAACCTAAAGTGGCTCATTTGGCTGACCTCCAATTTGGTCGCTGTCGGATGTCCGTGGCAGTAAAATCTTCTAGTCCTTACCAATCAGCGTTGGAATTGCCTCCTCACGGTAGGGTCGCCTCTAAATTTATTCACTGCGCCCGCGAATACTTTGGTAACCTGGATTTGCCTGTGGAAATTGTGCCCCTGTACGGTTCGGTGGAACTTGGGCCAATAACTGGAATGTCGGAAGCGATCGTAGACTTGGTATCAACTGGCAAAACTCTCAAAGAAAATGGCTTGGTAGAGATAGAGGTTCTGTTTGAAAGCACGGCGCGACTAATTGCCCATCCCCTGAGTTATCGCCTCAATACGGATAATCTGCACAGTTCGGTTGAACATCTGAGAGAAAAAACTTTCTCGGCAGTCTAATTTTTCCCCGAATTGTTGTCAAACTTGTGGAAGTAGTAAAACTAGGCATTGTACTGCCCACTCTACCAACTTGACATAGCGGACAATAAAGATTATGTACTACAAATGGAATGCAGAAGATTACCACAAAAATTCTTCCGAACAGCTGAGATTGGCAAAAGAATTTATCGCCAAGCTTGGCTTGAAAGGAGATGAAAGGATTCTGGATATTGGCTGCGGAGATGGGAAAATTACTGCTGAACTTGCCGCACTTGTACCCAATGGATCTGTTCTGGGGGTTGATTGTTCTGAAGATATGGTCAACTTTGCAAGCAGCAAGTTTCCTGCTACTGATTTCCCTAATCTCCGATTCCAGCATGAAGATGCCAGAAATCTCCATTTTGAAAATGAATTCGATTCTATCGTCTCTTTTACTTGCCTTCATTGGATCGCTGACCATACCCCAGTGCTGGAAGGAATTAGAAATAGCCTGAAGCCAGATGGTAAAATACAGCTTTTGTTTGTTGGCAAGCAAGAAAATGATACTTGCACGAGAGGATTTATAGAGAAAATGATTGGAGTTGACAAATGGGGGAAATACTTCGAGAAATTTATGAGTACGCCTTTTGGTCTGTACGAAGCACATGAATATAAGGATTTGTTAGAATGTGTGGGCTTAAAATCTAACCGGGTAGAAGCAATAACTACAAATATGATTTTCGAGGGAAAAGAAGGATTTAAAGGGTTGATTCGGACTACGTGGCTTCCCCTTCTTGCCAGCGTACCAGAAGATCTACATCAAGAGCTTATTGATGCTCTAGCAGAAACATACATTGAGTGCAACCCTCTGGATAGAGAGGGTTTTGTGTATATGCCAATAATGAAATTAGAAGTAGAAGCAAGAAAAAAAGTAGAGACATATCATTCATGACAAGTTCGTCGCCTGTGATAGAGACTATGGAAAGTAAACGATCGCGCAAAAGCGAAAGCGATTGGCGATTATTCCTGCGCCTAGTGCCTTATGCCCGCCAAAGCAGGCGTCTGCTGGTGCTGGCGCTCGCATTATTGGTGCCGGTAGCGGTTTCTGGCGCTATTCAACCTATTTTAATCGGGCAGGCTATCTCATTAATCCGCCAAGAGAAGACAACTTTTGCTTTTCTGCAAAGTCGCCCGTTTTCAGAGGCGTTTAATATTCTGGTCGTTTTATTGTTGCTAACTGTAGCTGTACGGATGGTACTTGTTAGCACCCAATCATACGCGGTACAAAAGGTGGGTCAGCAGATCACCGCTGCTATTCGCAAGGATTTGTTCGATCGCGTTACTTCCTTAGCCGTGCGATTTTTCGATCGCACTCCTGTAGGAAAATTGATTACTCGTCTTACCAGCGATGTAGAAGCGTTGGGGGATGTTTTTTCTACTGGTGCGATCGGCATTGTCAGCGATTTGTTTTCGATTTTGGCGATTGCAACTACCATGTTTTTCCTGCAATGGCAATTAGCTTTGATGCTAGTGCTAATGTTAGTGCCAGTAACCGCTGCGATCGTTTATTTCCAGCAACAGTACCGCAAAGCAAATTACAAAGCTAGGGAGGAACTTTCCGCCCTTAACGCCACTCTGCAAGAAAACATCATCGGGATTAATGTAGTGCAGTTGTTCCGCCGGGAACAGTTTAATTCAGAGTTATTTCGTACTATCAACAAGCGCTACATCGGCGAGGTAGACAAAACCATCTTTTACGACTCGGCTGTTTCTGCTACGCTGGAGTGGATTTCGCTGATTGCGATCGCAGGCGTCCTGGCATTAGGCGGCTGGTTCGTCATGCAAAACAACTTCAGTTTTGGCATTTTATCCACCTTTATTCTATATGCCCAACGTCTTTTCGATCCCTTGCGCCAATTAGCTGAGAAATTCACCTCAATTCAAGCCGGTTTCACCGCTGTTGAACGCATTACCGATATCCTGAACGAACCAATCGAAATTCGCGATCCCGAACATCCCAAATCTCTACCCCCAGCAAGAGGAATCACCGGCGGAGAAATTCGCTTTGAACAAGTATCTTTTGCCTACAAACCCGATGAATACGTTCTCAAAAATTTAGATTTCACTATTCATCCAGGGGAGAAAGTAGCCTTGGTTGGCCCCACAGGTGCAGGGAAAAGTTCCATCATTCGTCTTTTGTGCCGTCTTTACGAACCCACTCAGGGTCGCATTCTTCTCGATGGAGTGGATGTTCGGGATTTGCCTCAAACAGAACTGCGCCGTTACATGGGAGTTATACTGCAAGATGGCTTTCTGTTTGCCGGTGATGTCAAAAGTAACATCACTTTGGGAGAAACCTACTCATTTGAGGAGATCCGCACCGCAGCAGAACAAACTAACGTTGCCCAATTTATCGAACAGCTACCTCAAGGTTACGATACCCAGTTGCGGGAACGAGGCACCAATCTTTCTGGCGGTCAGAAACAACTACTAGCTTTTGCCCGTGCTGCTATCCGCAATCCTCGCATTTTAGTGTTGGATGAGGCAACTGCTAGCTTGGATGTGGGGACAGAAGTCTTGATTCAGGAAGCTTTGGAGCGTATGCTGGCAGAACGTACTGCGATTATTATCGCTCACCGACTCTCCACGATTCGCAATGTCGATCGCATTCTAGTACTGAAGCGGGGACAACTTGTAGAATCGGGTAGCCATGAAGAACTACTGCAACAAGAAGGACTTTATGCCAGTTTGTATAAGTTGCAGATGTTAGGAAATTAATCAATTTGAGATTTTAGATTGAATGTTTAAATATTCAATCTAAAATCTCAAATCTTAGAAGTTATGCAAAAATCGATGTTATCTTTTGGTGGTTTGTATATTGCGCGATCGCAATCAGCTAATTCGCTCTAACAGTACCTCATTAATAACTGTTTGATAGCCAATCCCTCTTTTTTTGGATTCTTCCATCGCCCAAGCTAGGACTTTTGGGTGAAGTTTGAGCGAAATTAATTCATACTTCTCATCTTCATTTTTGGCTGGCAAATCCCGTTTTCTTAACTTCATACCAAACTGTTCAGAAATCGCTTCTCTGAATTTCTTGCTTTCTTCTGATGTCACTCGTCTTGCCCTCTCGAAAGGGAAATCAGATTCCTTCTTCATATCTCTTGCGCTCTCTTTTTGTTGCTTTTCTGGCACTTACGATTCTGATTTGTTCGCCCCTCATTGTAAAAACAATCACTAGCATTAAGCCATTTTCTGCTTCCCCAATTGCCCATTGTCTTTCCTCTTGAGTGGAATGCTTGGAGTCTTCCGTAAACAGGAGATAGGGATCGGCAAAAACTGTCACGGCTTCCTCAAATGTAATGTCATGCTTAATAAAATTAGACTCAGCTTTGTTGTCGTCCCACTCAAAGTGCATTTACAGTATATACAAAATATCTCTCCTCCAATTATTTTATCATAGCCGATCGCTGTAACTCTACTTATCTACATCTGTCAGCAGGATAAATATATCCTTGGATGGCAGGATTACCATATCCAGAATCTCTTTGAGATTGANNNNNNNNNNNNNNNNNNNNNNNNNNNNNNNNNNNNNNNNNNNNNNNNNNNNNNNNNNNNNNNNNNNNNNNNNNNNNNNNNNNNNNNNNNNNNNNNNNNNATCATCTCAGGAGTTGCTACAGTTGAATTGTCTTGCCTTTGCTGATTCCAAAATAGCAACAGAGGAATAGTTCCAGGTTCCTGATTAGGGTAAATATATCCTTGAACGGCAGGATTACCATATCCAGAATCTCTTTGAGATTGAATCATCTCAGGAGTTGCTACAGTTGAATTGTCTTGCCTTTGCTGATTCCAAAATAGCAACAGAGGAATAGTTCCAGGCTGTTGATCTGAGAGGA
This genomic window contains:
- a CDS encoding type II toxin-antitoxin system RelE family toxin — its product is MAIKFRKDAIEFLEKANIEDASRIGEKLHQILIFVEEQGVIPFTKLDIKKMRGNWEVFYRLRIGKIRIVFIVDIDSAEIEIYTIGARGDVYK
- a CDS encoding type II toxin-antitoxin system HicA family toxin, with amino-acid sequence MLLKAGFTYRSGKGSHTVWSHPGLSYSLVLSGKEGADADRYQERDVRNALRELDNLDLEEQ
- the hisG gene encoding ATP phosphoribosyltransferase: MLTVALPKGALLTETIRLLQAVGLDFSGFLEPGMRQLQIENPSGTAKALLVRAQDVPVYVEYGQAHLGIVGYDVLREKQPKVAHLADLQFGRCRMSVAVKSSSPYQSALELPPHGRVASKFIHCAREYFGNLDLPVEIVPLYGSVELGPITGMSEAIVDLVSTGKTLKENGLVEIEVLFESTARLIAHPLSYRLNTDNLHSSVEHLREKTFSAV
- a CDS encoding SPL family radical SAM protein; translated protein: MITGTEKIVNPLQKSALNKKGLCDYVVNIASGCLHGCTFCYVPSTPSIRTQQKKLHQKGVDNPQLDWGKYLFVREGIPEKLDQILARKRKWENTPSGKGVVLLCSGTDPYQNKQVAEITRQTIKVLIKHNKRIRILTRGLLWQNDLDILVNPNITLGMSIPCINDELLKKIEPQAPLSSDRYKALEKASKSNCRLYVAMAPTPPMMTLDDFRFNLDKFMQINPELIFWEPINARGSNGQRMLAAGLDFAKSIMTKKSWAETFMRQWEFIETAATELECLEKIHIWPDPSLKGFVNEEKINHWLYKQTIEKWN
- a CDS encoding serine/threonine-protein kinase produces the protein MQPPLPLGIILQNHYRLTKVLGQGGFGRTYLAEDQSRFNELCVLKEYTPRLTTDYALQKSKELFQREAEVLYKIHHPQIPKFRGTFEQGKRLFLVQDYAYGKSYRAMLQERQQEGRTLSESEIVEFLQQMLPVLAHIHEKGIIHRDISPDNIIFRESDRLPVLIDFGAVKEKAAQLDTTGNIPPATTVGKLGYAPPEQLQTGEVYPNSDLYALAVTAVVLMTGRKPQELLEQSTMSWRWELLPPTISLGIFNLLKKMMAPRPYNRYQSAIEVSQALRAWGGITTAASVVTGKKSQVRRTTPRPPTRKISAIANNLSNLPLIGTAIALLVIFGFLILFGLMFPTKSVKTLHQVTSTPTPVPTPTRGDVSPTPVPTPSIAPTPTPEPISTSETLSPVLGQTTSKEGNLKTNQTITYIISAQQGQQLSVAVVRGNVSITVLAPNRIPIDFQAKQVQRWEGLLPLAGDYYIELSSIAGATDSDYKLDVILTNPVQPTPSESPQTIPEPNLPNDNSSLSPLLEETPSP
- the rppA gene encoding two-component system response regulator RppA; this translates as MRILLVDDEVELTEPLKAVLSREGYSVDVAYNGNSGSQLAAQGDYDLLILDWMLPQISGLEICQQLRRTGLTTPVLFLTAKDTLDDRVQGLDAGADDYLVKPFELRELLARVRALLRRSPTLESTSKTQRLRVGDLELDCENQVAYRRIRTIDLSEKESDLLAYFMRHPGQLLTHAQLHQELWAEGDRPSSNVLAALIRLLRRKIEAVGETQLIHTVYGKGYRFEEIGQCRDSSGY
- a CDS encoding class I SAM-dependent methyltransferase → MYYKWNAEDYHKNSSEQLRLAKEFIAKLGLKGDERILDIGCGDGKITAELAALVPNGSVLGVDCSEDMVNFASSKFPATDFPNLRFQHEDARNLHFENEFDSIVSFTCLHWIADHTPVLEGIRNSLKPDGKIQLLFVGKQENDTCTRGFIEKMIGVDKWGKYFEKFMSTPFGLYEAHEYKDLLECVGLKSNRVEAITTNMIFEGKEGFKGLIRTTWLPLLASVPEDLHQELIDALAETYIECNPLDREGFVYMPIMKLEVEARKKVETYHS
- a CDS encoding type II toxin-antitoxin system HicB family antitoxin, with the protein product MNYQYSILIQWSDEDRKYVVSLPEFGPYAHTHGNTYAEALKNGEEVLELLIEEYESLGRTLPKPITAGSLAIG
- the tcmP gene encoding three-Cys-motif partner protein TcmP, whose product is MSNSDTKWSADGKTIPDIEPHTKTKHLLTQQYVTNLIDTLYGKGFPRGIDTFTFVDGFCGGGIYNDQESENTWYGSPIRLINAVREGCLKSKRHYPLKVKFIFIDTNKQHLECLKNVAMSQAGLGQLSDEEPHTFKTEFSELIEQCEFINDEFENQVNYCIFQAEQRKGHSLFFLDPYGYLHVSMESFRKINSLNKSEIIYTLMARDIQRFVIDKDRKERESFYKKFEAEEYFKDLENLQNFGREAKFRDELMRLFREKGNAKKVFTFAMIPTEDRRVLYYLIHICSHLRALEVMKDSSWLYNNINYQYHYEIYGYGFRTASYYDQHQLNLQLDINQDSKTACIQRLSNDLDPIVLENNYEGITIIDLCNKTMELNPATREHYFEYLRLLRDEKQIKILRKNKKTNLYKETQSNDFDNCDIIKSTHMKQLSFFERFLY
- a CDS encoding alpha/beta fold hydrolase, translated to MDTNFTPSPEQIAQTKQKIDAYIQSIDANADHRAGAYPYYQFHQAGEPIRGTVLIFHGFSNKPHQMSRLADYLFRNGFNVYQANVAGHAFIPADKYWPQVDLKPEIANPLREKVQNDPVLQNFFANLAADPGTFRRPGYRQQIALVSRLVTIEPRLLDIMKAIELDNDPDFEEYFISSDMNYLKDARDRLAELDAMPGPIYTIGLSVGGSVALGLAADKPERIKRVVAYAPLLKIYGVERRQYVMLAGPLDISESGWDPALRFPVGCFTGADRFGSFVRSPNNIATLRDIPTFLVLTQNEDAADLDTNQEFFENIGGDRKGHRCYVYSSGDMVPHPMVDPTEVSQQMSNRFWQSLYQETFHFLTAGEIDSGNMSKVDQDPNLPQVPPLESK
- a CDS encoding type II toxin-antitoxin system HicB family antitoxin; this translates as MRYVVVIEKAEVNYSAYVPDLPGCVSVGDTIGEVKQNIQEAIEFHLEAMQEDGLPIPQPTTECEYVEVVAVVGN